One stretch of Oceanipulchritudo coccoides DNA includes these proteins:
- a CDS encoding outer membrane beta-barrel protein: MKNQTKLLISLLLVSSSLHAFMRLGEGNIDLTLDVSTYYDSEIRGQDEGLDDLIFTASPGLQYSRQSRNFGIDASAGVTFVKYADNDQFDDENFFFDLSFTPGARMETSRFVISGDLILSNETRTEESVGNIVTVLTYGASGSVTYNPNSKYSLIGGVSYSREDPDSDLFSEKDQYGASLTLEVPVSETTNSRIGVSYGKTESDTSVTDNDTFTYFVGLSGNLLPKVSGSIDVGIQQQKLDSGKDEKSPYLSAGLQWSASERTQVALDASKSFGTTIDDRTSESLSFSVTGSHQLTRAWSVNVFAGYIEDDYSGPGPLDNRTDEETFVGAGTSYQLVEWGSIGLDIRYSDQSSSESTFEYDRLRVGINFSGQW, translated from the coding sequence ATGAAAAACCAGACCAAACTGCTGATTTCTCTCCTGCTGGTCTCTTCAAGCCTGCATGCCTTTATGCGGCTGGGCGAAGGGAACATAGATCTGACTCTGGATGTGTCCACGTACTATGATTCTGAGATAAGGGGCCAGGATGAGGGATTGGATGATTTAATCTTCACTGCCTCACCGGGACTCCAGTACTCCCGCCAAAGCCGGAACTTCGGGATTGATGCTTCTGCCGGAGTCACCTTCGTCAAATACGCTGATAATGATCAGTTTGATGATGAAAATTTCTTCTTTGACCTGTCCTTCACTCCAGGAGCAAGGATGGAGACCTCCCGATTTGTTATCTCCGGGGATCTGATCCTGAGCAATGAAACACGCACGGAAGAATCTGTGGGTAACATTGTTACAGTCCTTACTTATGGCGCTTCAGGCTCAGTCACCTATAATCCCAATAGCAAATACAGCCTTATTGGCGGTGTTTCCTACAGTCGGGAAGATCCTGACTCTGACCTGTTTAGTGAGAAGGACCAGTATGGAGCCTCCCTTACGCTTGAGGTCCCTGTCAGCGAGACCACTAATAGTAGGATTGGCGTGTCGTATGGAAAGACCGAGTCAGACACTTCCGTTACGGACAATGATACTTTCACTTATTTTGTTGGACTGAGTGGCAATCTCCTGCCGAAAGTCTCGGGAAGTATCGATGTAGGAATCCAGCAACAGAAACTGGATTCTGGAAAAGACGAAAAAAGCCCCTACCTTTCGGCGGGGCTTCAGTGGTCGGCCAGTGAGCGGACCCAGGTTGCGTTGGATGCTTCTAAAAGTTTCGGGACGACGATTGACGATCGTACCTCAGAAAGCCTTTCATTTTCAGTTACTGGCAGCCACCAATTAACCAGGGCATGGTCAGTAAATGTTTTTGCGGGTTACATCGAGGATGACTATTCCGGACCGGGTCCCTTGGACAACCGGACAGATGAAGAGACCTTTGTCGGTGCGGGCACTTCATACCAGTTAGTGGAATGGGGGTCAATAGGCCTCGATATCCGGTATTCCGACCAGTCTTCTTCAGAGAGTACCTTCGAATATGATCGCCTCAGAGTTGGTATCAATTTCAGCGGTCAGTGGTAG
- a CDS encoding glycosyltransferase: MRKHKSVSLVYWASGSGIAKDIKILEHELTNLGFRVHHIVTRNRRSKQERIWRFLLQLPRLLFKRELQIHVEQIHREQFRFGKTNILLPNPEITDSDLFRKIYESPVVFCKSHRAVELFDELGLKTVYTGFTSDDNLNPVYKKDFQSFLHLAGASNFKGTDTVYDIWSKHPSWPRLTIIRTLNDCYGSPRRSLKSTENIEVIERWISAEELSRYQNTCGVHLCPSEMEGFGHYILEGLSVGSIVVTTDAAPMNELVDDSCGFCVHANHMGKSYMEDRWSVEPKALEACIEKIIGLPATELRKLGDSSRARFEKLNNSFPVNFKIAFNEV, translated from the coding sequence GTGAGAAAACATAAGTCAGTCAGTTTAGTATATTGGGCCTCTGGTTCGGGCATTGCCAAGGACATCAAGATTCTCGAGCACGAATTGACCAATTTGGGATTTCGCGTCCACCACATTGTTACTCGCAACAGGCGTTCCAAACAGGAGCGTATTTGGCGTTTTCTGCTTCAATTGCCAAGGCTCTTGTTTAAACGGGAGTTGCAGATTCATGTCGAACAAATCCACCGTGAGCAATTCAGGTTTGGCAAAACAAACATCTTACTGCCAAACCCCGAGATAACAGACAGCGATCTGTTCCGTAAGATCTACGAGTCTCCAGTTGTGTTTTGCAAATCACACCGCGCGGTCGAACTCTTTGATGAATTGGGATTAAAGACTGTGTATACGGGCTTCACCAGTGATGATAATCTCAATCCGGTCTATAAAAAAGATTTCCAGAGTTTTCTTCATCTTGCTGGGGCCAGTAATTTCAAGGGAACCGATACCGTATATGACATCTGGTCAAAACATCCATCGTGGCCACGGTTGACCATTATCAGAACCCTGAATGACTGTTATGGAAGCCCCAGGAGGAGCTTGAAAAGCACCGAGAATATCGAGGTTATTGAACGCTGGATCTCTGCGGAAGAATTATCCCGGTACCAGAACACGTGTGGAGTTCATTTGTGTCCATCTGAGATGGAAGGCTTCGGACACTATATTCTGGAGGGTCTTTCAGTCGGCAGTATAGTTGTGACAACAGATGCCGCCCCCATGAATGAACTGGTTGATGATTCCTGCGGGTTTTGTGTTCATGCCAATCATATGGGGAAGAGCTACATGGAGGACCGCTGGTCCGTGGAGCCTAAAGCACTGGAAGCCTGTATTGAGAAGATCATTGGCCTGCCGGCAACCGAACTTCGGAAATTAGGGGACTCTTCGCGGGCCCGCTTTGAAAAGCTGAATAACTCCTTTCCGGTGAATTTCAAAATTGCATTTAATGAAGTTTAA